The following proteins come from a genomic window of Spongiibacter tropicus DSM 19543:
- a CDS encoding M23 family metallopeptidase: protein MRDHYRITITSFEGSRHYTLTQLARRFLAGIAGLLALLFLGGFLSIYLLSGKLDSLNGELADLRSLQDAIKSENIALLAEQERLQSSVEEKVTALAVMGEELDSIEVMIGLKPAPEEALYERLDTATQTIQEKRYMLTAIPSGYPLEDASVTSHFGMRKHPVLGKNILHGGADLRADIGTPVYATADGVVEWSGMHDSGLGRMVKLSHNFGFSTLYGHLSKTLVNAGDYVRQGDVIAYSGNTGLSSGPHLHYEVRHLYRRLSPGPFMEWSLENYDVLFTREERIKWDSLAKTLRKQTALPERRWSQLVPNLSATSS, encoded by the coding sequence ATGCGCGATCACTACCGCATTACGATTACAAGCTTCGAGGGATCGCGGCACTACACCCTGACACAGCTCGCACGGCGTTTTCTCGCCGGTATTGCCGGTCTGCTGGCCTTGCTGTTTCTCGGTGGCTTCCTTTCTATCTACCTGTTGAGCGGCAAATTGGATTCGCTAAATGGCGAATTGGCGGATCTCCGCAGCCTGCAGGATGCGATCAAAAGTGAAAATATTGCGCTGCTGGCAGAGCAGGAGCGCCTGCAGTCCTCGGTTGAGGAAAAAGTGACCGCGCTGGCGGTGATGGGTGAAGAGCTGGACAGCATTGAAGTGATGATTGGCCTGAAGCCTGCACCGGAAGAGGCGCTGTATGAGCGGCTGGATACGGCAACGCAAACCATACAGGAAAAGCGCTACATGCTGACGGCGATTCCAAGTGGCTATCCGCTGGAGGACGCGTCGGTGACCAGCCACTTTGGAATGCGCAAGCACCCTGTGTTGGGGAAAAATATTCTGCACGGTGGCGCTGATCTACGTGCCGACATCGGGACTCCGGTTTATGCCACGGCCGATGGGGTGGTGGAATGGTCCGGTATGCATGACAGTGGTTTGGGGCGGATGGTAAAGCTCAGCCACAATTTTGGCTTTTCTACCTTGTATGGTCATTTAAGTAAAACGCTGGTCAATGCTGGCGATTACGTTCGTCAAGGTGATGTGATTGCCTATAGCGGTAACACCGGCCTGTCCAGCGGGCCACATTTGCACTACGAAGTTCGGCACTTGTATCGGCGTCTGTCTCCGGGGCCGTTTATGGAGTGGTCTCTCGAAAATTACGATGTGTTGTTTACGCGCGAGGAACGGATTAAATGGGATTCACTGGCAAAAACACTAAGAAAGCAGACGGCGCTGCCCGAACGACGGTGGTCGCAGCTGGTACCGAACTTGTCGGCGACATCAAGCTGA
- a CDS encoding histone deacetylase family protein, translating to MRLPPMVSNPAYSYPFERRHRFPMEKFGLLNQYLSERSLLTETNLFRPGRARADVLAQAHCPDYITAVSENRLDPKAARRLGLPWSEGLIKRSWISPNGTLLTAQLALRHGIACHLAGGTHHAHYDFGSGFCVFNDLAVAASTLLSSGQVSRLLVFDCDVHQGDGTATILRDTPGAYTCSLHCEKNFPVRKAESDLDINIPKGVEDDRYLEILAEGLAQAMAAAKPEIVLYDAGVDIYTGDPLGLLNVSEGGIRQRDRYVLTQCAAAGIPVATVIGGGYDDNRLALAARHAIVVEEAQRCYAKLG from the coding sequence ATGCGATTGCCCCCTATGGTCAGCAATCCCGCTTACAGTTACCCCTTTGAGCGGCGACACCGCTTCCCCATGGAGAAATTCGGGCTCCTTAACCAATATTTGAGCGAACGCTCTTTGCTGACAGAGACAAACCTGTTCCGCCCCGGCCGGGCCAGAGCCGATGTCCTCGCCCAGGCGCATTGCCCTGACTACATCACCGCCGTCAGCGAAAACCGTCTCGACCCCAAAGCCGCCCGACGCTTGGGGCTACCGTGGAGTGAGGGGCTGATAAAACGAAGCTGGATATCCCCCAATGGCACGCTGCTGACGGCTCAGCTGGCTCTGCGTCACGGTATTGCCTGCCACCTCGCCGGCGGAACGCATCACGCACACTATGACTTTGGCTCGGGCTTCTGCGTTTTTAATGATCTGGCCGTCGCGGCCAGCACCTTGCTGTCTTCAGGGCAGGTATCACGCTTACTGGTGTTCGACTGCGATGTCCACCAGGGCGATGGTACGGCGACCATTCTTCGCGATACCCCCGGTGCTTACACCTGTTCACTGCACTGCGAGAAAAATTTTCCCGTTCGAAAAGCCGAGAGTGATCTCGACATCAATATCCCCAAGGGCGTCGAGGATGACCGCTATCTGGAAATACTCGCCGAAGGGCTCGCTCAAGCGATGGCGGCCGCCAAGCCTGAGATTGTGCTCTACGATGCCGGCGTAGACATCTATACCGGAGATCCTCTCGGATTGCTGAATGTCAGCGAGGGTGGTATTCGCCAGCGCGACCGGTATGTATTAACGCAGTGCGCGGCCGCAGGCATCCCCGTTGCAACCGTCATTGGCGGCGGCTATGACGACAATCGCCTCGCGCTGGCGGCGCGCCACGCCATTGTTGTCGAAGAAGCCCAGCGCTGCTACGCGAAACTGGGCTAA
- a CDS encoding acyl-CoA thioesterase has product MTVQDWDYPSPFVYPVAIQQEHIDGLGHVNNAVYVNWCQDAGWAHSLALGLNLDDYRELDAAMVIRRADYDYIGAAFLGQRCEMATWLTGSDQRLTMERRFQLRRVDDGQILLRARWQLVCIRLSSGKARRMPEVFNAQYGAAVIDP; this is encoded by the coding sequence TTGACAGTACAGGATTGGGACTATCCGTCGCCGTTTGTCTACCCGGTGGCCATTCAGCAAGAACACATCGACGGCCTCGGCCACGTTAACAATGCGGTCTACGTTAATTGGTGTCAGGACGCGGGCTGGGCGCACTCACTGGCGCTGGGCTTGAACCTGGACGATTACCGCGAACTGGACGCCGCCATGGTGATCCGCCGCGCCGACTACGATTATATTGGCGCAGCCTTTCTCGGCCAGCGCTGTGAAATGGCGACCTGGCTGACCGGCAGCGACCAGCGCCTGACCATGGAGCGCCGCTTCCAGTTACGCAGGGTCGACGACGGTCAGATTCTGCTGCGTGCCCGCTGGCAACTGGTATGTATACGCCTGAGCAGCGGCAAAGCGCGGCGTATGCCCGAGGTATTTAATGCCCAATACGGTGCGGCGGTTATCGATCCCTGA
- a CDS encoding PH domain-containing protein — MSQNYAEHPSMFRNKPFGFILSLLLIPVVIGVIILVVWYLKCRSTKLEINGDEIILEQGLLSKDRTELNTSSIRTVKISQSLMNRLLGVGTLSIFTAGDTPEIQVDGMPRPEVFRELVKARQDQA; from the coding sequence GTGAGCCAGAACTACGCTGAACACCCCTCGATGTTTCGCAACAAACCCTTCGGATTCATTCTCAGCCTGCTACTGATTCCCGTGGTGATTGGCGTGATTATTCTAGTGGTCTGGTACCTCAAGTGCCGCAGCACCAAACTGGAAATCAATGGGGACGAAATCATTCTCGAACAGGGGCTGCTCAGCAAGGACCGCACGGAACTCAACACCAGCAGCATCCGCACCGTCAAAATCAGCCAAAGCCTGATGAACCGCCTGCTCGGCGTTGGCACACTCAGTATTTTCACGGCGGGCGACACCCCGGAAATTCAGGTCGACGGCATGCCTCGTCCCGAGGTTTTCAGGGAGCTGGTCAAGGCCCGCCAGGATCAAGCCTGA
- a CDS encoding DUF3301 domain-containing protein, which produces MLSLADLAFLALLCVCCYHIWQSQGVKERSKRAVENYLKTQQLQLLDDNIALRALWLKRNSQGQLSWWRRYHFEFSAQGDERYQGRIITLGNTIETIQLQAHRMPEDRLH; this is translated from the coding sequence ATGTTGTCGCTCGCTGATCTGGCATTCCTCGCGCTGCTCTGCGTGTGCTGCTATCACATCTGGCAATCACAGGGCGTGAAAGAACGCAGCAAGCGCGCGGTAGAAAACTACCTCAAAACGCAGCAATTACAGCTGCTGGATGACAATATCGCGCTTCGCGCACTCTGGCTTAAACGCAACTCGCAGGGGCAGTTGTCTTGGTGGCGCCGCTATCACTTTGAATTCAGCGCACAGGGCGACGAGCGTTACCAAGGCAGAATCATCACCCTCGGCAACACAATAGAAACTATCCAGCTCCAGGCCCACCGAATGCCCGAAGACAGGCTTCACTGA
- a CDS encoding ABCB family ABC transporter ATP-binding protein/permease encodes MHGNTPYNEQQAVNSRTLLELLPYLRPHLPRISLALLCLIAAKLASVGLPFALKKIVDYLDTSGASALTLVPIALLLAYGGLRFANVLFGELRDTLFGRVTERAMREIGLTVFRHLHQLDLDFHLNRRTGGLSRDIERGTNGISFLLRFMVFNIVPTFIEIGMVLVLLGWKYSVYYALIVFLAVLGYVLFSVFATEWRTGFIRRANAAESRSSSRAVDSLLNFETVKYFGNEEYEARCYDQELAQWEQARRQNRLSLFALNGGQALIIAVSMTAAMLLAAHHTLSGAMSLGDFVLINAFMMQIFMPLNFLGFVYREMKGSMANIEAMFGLLRQRATVSDHAEAPDLKIHRGELVFEQVSFAYHADRQILSEISFALPPRQKLAIVGGSGAGKSTLLKLLFRFYDVGSGQITIDGQNIAEVSQASLRHCLGIVPQDTVLFNQSIRDNIRYGRVDASDAEVDEAIRLAHLDHFVARLPEGADTLVGERGLKLSGGEKQRVAIARALLKGAPILVFDEATSSLDSASEQAILAAMRDIAKQHSMLVIAHRLSTVVDADQILVLDEGKIVERGSHQQLLAQQGRYATLWALQQRQRNDNA; translated from the coding sequence ATGCACGGCAATACGCCCTATAACGAGCAGCAAGCCGTCAACAGCCGAACGCTGCTGGAACTGCTTCCCTACCTCCGACCGCACCTGCCGCGAATCAGTCTTGCTCTGCTCTGCCTGATCGCCGCCAAACTGGCCAGCGTCGGTCTCCCCTTTGCGCTGAAAAAAATCGTCGATTATCTGGATACCAGCGGCGCCAGTGCACTCACCTTGGTGCCAATTGCCCTGCTACTGGCCTACGGCGGTCTGCGCTTTGCCAATGTGCTGTTTGGCGAACTGCGCGACACCTTGTTCGGCCGCGTCACCGAGCGGGCAATGCGGGAGATCGGCCTGACCGTCTTTCGCCACCTGCATCAGCTCGATCTGGACTTTCACCTCAATCGCCGCACCGGCGGCCTGTCGCGCGATATCGAGCGCGGCACCAACGGCATCAGTTTTCTGCTGCGCTTCATGGTCTTCAATATCGTCCCCACCTTCATCGAAATCGGCATGGTGCTGGTACTGCTGGGCTGGAAGTACAGTGTCTACTACGCCTTGATCGTGTTTCTGGCGGTACTGGGATATGTGCTGTTTTCCGTGTTCGCCACCGAGTGGCGCACCGGCTTCATCCGCCGCGCCAACGCTGCCGAATCGCGCAGCAGCAGTCGTGCGGTCGACAGCCTGCTGAATTTTGAAACGGTAAAATACTTCGGCAACGAAGAGTACGAGGCCCGCTGCTACGACCAGGAGCTGGCGCAGTGGGAGCAGGCCCGACGCCAGAATCGCCTCAGTTTATTTGCCCTGAACGGCGGACAGGCACTGATCATCGCCGTCTCCATGACCGCCGCCATGCTGCTGGCCGCCCACCATACGCTGAGCGGTGCAATGAGCCTGGGTGACTTTGTCCTGATTAACGCCTTTATGATGCAGATTTTCATGCCACTCAATTTTCTCGGTTTTGTCTACCGTGAAATGAAAGGCTCCATGGCTAACATCGAAGCCATGTTTGGCCTGCTGCGCCAACGCGCCACCGTCAGCGATCATGCCGAAGCACCGGACTTGAAAATCCATCGGGGTGAGTTGGTTTTCGAACAGGTCAGCTTCGCCTACCACGCCGACCGGCAAATTCTCAGTGAGATCAGCTTTGCACTGCCGCCCCGCCAGAAACTCGCCATCGTCGGCGGCAGCGGTGCGGGAAAATCCACGCTGCTTAAACTGTTGTTCCGGTTTTACGATGTTGGCAGCGGCCAAATCACCATCGACGGACAGAACATTGCCGAGGTCAGTCAGGCCTCCCTGCGCCATTGCCTGGGTATCGTCCCGCAGGACACGGTGCTATTTAATCAGAGCATTCGCGACAACATCCGCTACGGACGCGTTGACGCCAGTGACGCCGAGGTCGACGAGGCGATCCGTCTTGCCCACCTCGACCATTTCGTGGCGCGCTTACCCGAAGGCGCCGACACCCTGGTCGGTGAACGCGGCCTGAAACTCTCCGGCGGCGAGAAACAGCGCGTCGCGATCGCCCGGGCACTGTTGAAAGGCGCTCCGATACTGGTATTTGACGAGGCCACCTCATCGCTGGACAGCGCCTCGGAACAGGCCATTCTGGCGGCAATGCGCGATATCGCAAAACAGCACAGCATGCTGGTCATCGCTCACCGGCTGTCGACGGTGGTCGATGCCGACCAGATACTGGTGCTGGATGAGGGAAAAATTGTAGAGCGCGGCAGCCATCAGCAATTACTCGCCCAGCAAGGTCGCTATGCCACCCTGTGGGCCCTGCAGCAACGACAGCGAAACGACAACGCATAA
- a CDS encoding wax ester/triacylglycerol synthase family O-acyltransferase, which produces MQQLSGQDAMFIHTEAAGIPQHISSLSIYDQSTAPGGLVRFKQIIDLINARAPLSPIFNRRLRKLPWGVDQPWWEPVEQVDVERHIHHMALPKPGDWRQLCILAARLHARPLDIHRPLWEMYVIEGLDKVPGLPERCFAVMIKVHHAAMDGMTGARFLPLLHDLSPEVRSLPIPEGSDEEVFKRGKLLRAALTNNLSKPGKAIKLTGKLLPAWQRIRRGKKEQDFRSLDDKQRSRFQGKLSPHRVVDSVNMDFAEVRAIKQQIPGATINDVMLAIVSGALRHYLQGKDELPEKTLVAGCPIDVRGGEASSSGNMVGFMTSSLCSDIADPLERLIAIQQASLESKAYADALGPRVAVDVTDVLHGGVLQLALRAASSTGLSEAAVVFNTVVTNVPGPTEQLYFCGAQRVDGMNFGPLLPNVGLFHIVYSSVQNKRGTIAISFTACRDMLPDPDVYADCLRQSYQELRDAVLSQ; this is translated from the coding sequence ATGCAACAGCTTTCCGGCCAGGACGCCATGTTCATTCACACTGAGGCAGCGGGCATTCCGCAGCACATCAGCAGCCTGAGCATTTACGACCAGTCCACCGCCCCCGGTGGTCTGGTGCGTTTCAAACAGATTATCGATTTGATCAACGCGCGTGCGCCGCTCTCACCAATCTTCAACCGGCGACTGCGCAAATTGCCCTGGGGCGTCGACCAGCCTTGGTGGGAGCCTGTGGAGCAAGTCGATGTGGAACGGCATATCCACCATATGGCCCTGCCCAAGCCCGGTGACTGGCGGCAGCTTTGTATTCTGGCCGCCCGTCTGCACGCGAGACCGCTGGATATACATCGTCCGCTCTGGGAAATGTATGTCATTGAAGGCCTGGACAAGGTGCCGGGACTGCCAGAGCGTTGCTTTGCGGTAATGATAAAGGTCCATCATGCCGCAATGGACGGCATGACCGGCGCCCGATTCCTGCCCCTGCTGCACGATCTGAGTCCCGAGGTGCGCAGCCTGCCCATACCCGAGGGCAGCGACGAGGAAGTGTTCAAGCGCGGCAAACTGCTGCGCGCCGCGCTCACCAACAATCTGAGCAAGCCGGGCAAAGCCATTAAGCTGACAGGCAAGCTGCTGCCAGCCTGGCAGCGCATTCGACGCGGCAAAAAAGAGCAGGACTTTCGCAGCCTGGACGACAAACAGCGCTCACGTTTTCAGGGTAAATTATCGCCGCACCGGGTGGTCGACTCCGTCAACATGGACTTCGCAGAGGTCCGCGCCATCAAACAGCAGATTCCCGGCGCCACCATTAACGACGTCATGCTGGCTATCGTGTCAGGTGCGCTGCGCCACTACCTTCAAGGCAAAGACGAGCTGCCGGAAAAAACCTTGGTGGCAGGCTGTCCGATTGATGTACGCGGCGGCGAAGCCAGCAGCAGCGGCAACATGGTCGGCTTCATGACCTCCTCGCTGTGCAGCGACATTGCCGACCCGCTCGAGCGCTTGATTGCTATCCAGCAAGCCTCACTGGAAAGCAAGGCCTACGCCGATGCCCTTGGGCCACGGGTGGCCGTTGACGTGACCGACGTTCTTCACGGCGGGGTGCTGCAACTGGCCCTGCGCGCAGCCTCCAGCACCGGCTTGTCGGAAGCTGCGGTGGTCTTCAATACGGTCGTCACCAATGTACCCGGCCCAACGGAGCAACTGTATTTCTGTGGCGCCCAGCGGGTCGATGGCATGAACTTCGGTCCCCTGCTACCCAATGTGGGGCTATTCCATATTGTGTATAGCAGCGTGCAGAACAAGCGCGGCACCATCGCCATTTCCTTCACTGCCTGTCGTGATATGCTGCCCGATCCCGATGTTTACGCGGACTGCCTGCGCCAGTCATACCAGGAATTGCGCGACGCGGTACTGAGCCAATAA
- a CDS encoding AAA family ATPase: MNTSHDLRLIIESHIPIVVIETWEEQRALTLLCKLGVQLALPVQAWSVTEGLRRIDLPHGASLNHTAEPEAALKHILHSEQAGLFALCDIHPFLDEPRCVRLIKEIAMRAEDSGQRLVLISHALSIPPEFKRFCARFSLSMPEDHKLLAAVHREAQQFTKDKGRKVRTDRDALNKLVANLRGLPLQDVRKLARGAIYQDGAITHSDIPAINKAKFELLDMDGLLSFEYDTESFARVGGLRAMKSWLEQRRDAFLGKQSDCPKGMMLVGVQGGGKSLAAKAVAGLWGLPLLRLDMGALFNKFFGESERNVREALKLADTMAPCVLWIDEIEKGISGDSHDGGTARRVLGSLLTWMAEQQSGVFVVATANDISRLPPELIRKGRLDEIFFVDLPDAEVRREIFRIHLEKRDQDSQAFELDALSEASDGFTGAEIEQAVVSAGYSARARDEALQTAHIVRELGNTVPLSVTMSEHLQALRQWCQERAVPAN; the protein is encoded by the coding sequence ATGAATACCAGCCACGACCTGCGCCTGATCATTGAATCCCATATTCCCATCGTGGTGATAGAAACTTGGGAAGAGCAGCGTGCGCTCACACTGCTCTGCAAGCTTGGCGTGCAATTGGCGCTGCCGGTGCAGGCCTGGTCGGTCACCGAAGGTCTGCGACGGATTGATTTGCCTCATGGTGCAAGCCTGAACCACACCGCCGAACCCGAAGCGGCCCTCAAGCATATTCTCCACAGTGAGCAGGCGGGCTTGTTTGCTCTCTGTGATATTCACCCCTTCCTCGATGAACCCCGCTGCGTGCGGCTCATCAAGGAAATCGCCATGCGCGCAGAGGACAGCGGCCAGCGACTGGTTCTTATCAGCCACGCCCTCAGCATTCCCCCAGAGTTCAAACGTTTCTGCGCTCGCTTCTCACTGTCCATGCCCGAAGACCACAAACTTCTGGCAGCCGTGCACAGAGAGGCTCAGCAGTTCACCAAGGACAAGGGACGCAAAGTCCGCACTGACCGAGACGCGCTCAACAAACTGGTGGCGAATCTTCGCGGCCTGCCGCTGCAGGATGTACGCAAGCTGGCACGAGGTGCGATTTATCAGGATGGCGCCATCACCCACAGTGACATCCCCGCCATCAATAAAGCCAAGTTTGAGCTGCTGGATATGGACGGCCTGCTCAGCTTCGAATACGACACGGAATCCTTTGCCCGTGTTGGCGGCCTGCGCGCAATGAAAAGCTGGCTGGAACAGCGCCGGGATGCGTTTCTCGGCAAGCAGAGCGACTGTCCCAAGGGCATGATGCTGGTGGGCGTGCAAGGCGGCGGCAAAAGCCTGGCCGCCAAAGCAGTTGCCGGGCTATGGGGACTGCCGCTGCTGCGTCTGGATATGGGCGCGCTGTTTAATAAATTCTTCGGGGAGTCTGAACGCAATGTTCGTGAAGCGCTAAAGCTCGCCGATACTATGGCGCCCTGTGTGCTCTGGATCGATGAAATAGAAAAAGGCATCAGTGGCGACAGCCACGACGGCGGCACCGCCCGGCGCGTGCTGGGCAGCCTGCTGACCTGGATGGCAGAACAGCAGAGCGGCGTCTTCGTCGTTGCCACCGCCAACGATATCTCGCGCCTGCCACCGGAACTGATTCGCAAAGGCCGTCTCGACGAGATCTTCTTTGTCGACCTGCCCGATGCCGAGGTACGCAGGGAGATTTTCCGTATTCACCTGGAAAAACGCGACCAGGACAGCCAGGCCTTTGAACTAGATGCACTGAGTGAGGCAAGCGACGGGTTTACCGGCGCCGAAATCGAACAGGCGGTGGTCTCTGCCGGCTACAGTGCCCGCGCCCGCGACGAGGCACTGCAAACCGCGCATATTGTTAGAGAACTCGGCAATACCGTGCCGCTGTCCGTGACCATGAGCGAGCATCTGCAAGCCCTGCGGCAGTGGTGCCAAGAGCGAGCCGTTCCGGCAAATTAG
- a CDS encoding putative RNA methyltransferase, translating into MPLLPLRDLRCPLDGDAMQRQSSHWQCPKGHSFDIARQGYVNLLPVQHKKSRDPGDSKAMVAARKAFLDSGFYAPIATAISQLCTDHLDTTAPLAILDAGCGEGYYLQALCAALDTPEREIIATGLDISKWALRACLQRNRQLNGIVASNRQVPLPDHSQQLLLCAFGFPVYREFARLLAPGGLYLQVDAGPDHLLEMREHLYPELRRSEAPSIQEGIDTIGPVLNEQRLQFTIDELTRQPLEQLLMMTPHYHRASPAAQQRLLDSAPLPMTADLVVRLLRVDGP; encoded by the coding sequence ATGCCTTTACTCCCCTTACGCGACCTCCGCTGCCCACTGGACGGCGATGCCATGCAACGGCAATCCAGCCACTGGCAGTGCCCAAAGGGTCACAGCTTTGATATTGCCCGTCAGGGCTACGTTAATTTGCTGCCGGTGCAGCACAAAAAATCCCGCGATCCCGGCGACAGCAAAGCGATGGTGGCCGCCCGCAAAGCCTTTCTCGACAGCGGTTTCTACGCCCCTATCGCCACCGCAATCAGCCAGCTATGCACTGACCATCTCGACACGACTGCTCCGCTTGCGATACTGGATGCAGGCTGCGGCGAGGGCTATTACCTGCAAGCACTCTGCGCGGCACTGGATACACCGGAGCGGGAGATTATCGCCACTGGGCTGGATATTTCCAAGTGGGCGCTGCGCGCCTGCCTGCAACGCAACCGCCAACTGAACGGTATTGTCGCCAGCAATCGTCAAGTGCCGCTACCGGACCACAGTCAGCAACTGCTGCTATGCGCCTTTGGTTTCCCGGTCTATCGTGAATTCGCTCGCCTATTGGCGCCAGGCGGGCTGTATCTGCAAGTGGATGCCGGCCCCGATCATCTGCTGGAAATGCGCGAGCACCTCTACCCGGAGTTGCGCCGCAGTGAGGCGCCATCTATTCAGGAAGGTATTGATACGATTGGCCCCGTGCTCAATGAGCAGCGCCTGCAATTTACTATCGACGAACTGACGCGCCAGCCTCTTGAACAGCTGTTAATGATGACGCCACACTACCACCGCGCCAGCCCGGCCGCACAGCAGCGTCTGCTGGACAGTGCCCCGCTGCCGATGACAGCCGACCTTGTAGTGCGACTATTGCGAGTCGACGGGCCATAA
- a CDS encoding AAA family ATPase, with protein MSEIEQLNQLRDWLNTQIIGQHTLTERLLLALLADGHLLVEGAPGLAKTRAIKTLSDAIEGSFQRIQFTPDLLPGDVTGSDIYRPETGVFEFQRGPVFHNLLLADEINRAPAKVQSALLEAMAERQVSVGSHSYPLPQLFLVMATQNPLEQEGTYPLPEAQLDRFLLHVNVDYPDADAELAILRSVRAEATGAANPPPIISQDTLFAARQQVLAMHMAEPVEQYLVQLVVATRNPSQWDSELNEWLDVGASPRATIALDRCARAHAWLQGRDFVSPDDVQAVVHDVLRHRLIMSFAAEAEGVSRDQLIDRLLRCVPVS; from the coding sequence ATGAGTGAGATTGAGCAGCTCAACCAGTTACGCGACTGGTTGAACACCCAGATTATTGGTCAACATACCCTTACCGAACGTCTGCTGCTGGCCCTGCTGGCCGATGGTCACCTGCTGGTAGAAGGCGCTCCCGGACTGGCAAAGACCCGCGCCATCAAAACACTGTCCGACGCCATCGAAGGCAGTTTCCAGCGAATCCAGTTCACGCCCGACCTGCTTCCCGGCGATGTCACCGGCAGCGACATTTATCGGCCCGAAACCGGCGTTTTCGAATTTCAGCGCGGCCCGGTGTTTCACAACCTGCTGCTGGCGGATGAGATCAACCGCGCCCCCGCAAAAGTCCAGTCGGCCCTGCTGGAAGCCATGGCCGAACGTCAGGTCAGCGTCGGCAGCCACAGCTACCCACTGCCCCAACTGTTCCTGGTTATGGCGACCCAAAACCCGCTGGAACAGGAAGGTACATATCCGCTGCCGGAGGCGCAGCTCGACCGCTTCTTACTGCACGTCAATGTCGACTATCCTGATGCCGACGCCGAGCTGGCAATCCTGCGCAGCGTTCGCGCCGAAGCCACAGGCGCCGCCAACCCGCCCCCCATCATCAGTCAGGACACGCTGTTTGCGGCTCGTCAGCAAGTCCTCGCCATGCATATGGCCGAGCCTGTGGAGCAGTATCTGGTACAACTGGTCGTCGCAACGCGTAACCCCAGCCAGTGGGACAGTGAACTGAATGAGTGGCTGGACGTTGGCGCCAGTCCCCGAGCCACCATTGCGCTGGACCGCTGCGCCCGCGCCCACGCCTGGCTGCAGGGCCGCGACTTTGTCAGCCCTGACGATGTGCAAGCGGTAGTTCACGATGTCCTCCGTCACCGGCTGATCATGAGCTTTGCCGCTGAGGCCGAAGGCGTCTCCCGCGACCAGCTTATTGATCGCCTGCTGCGCTGCGTGCCGGTAAGCTAA
- a CDS encoding DUF58 domain-containing protein, with amino-acid sequence MSRASRQRSNDDWRARGASIETRQLIGLRLAARQLRLAQQHRHYARQSGSHIAPFKGRGLSFQQLRAYQGGDEIRHIDWRVTARTTQPHTRLFEEERERPVVLCVDQRQSMAFGSRQCFKSVLACHTAALLAWNALEHNDRVGGFVFSDRQHAESRPRRSQRAVLHFLQQLTDFNQQALTSAGDEPPQALSAVFEELRRITRPGSAVFILSDFHDMDEAAERQLALLARHNDVLAVEISDPMEAKLPLRGHLALSDGRQRLAVDIDGKLQQRYQQDYQRRQETLHSTLRKLGIVRLSLQTSDDVQAILGRELRLQ; translated from the coding sequence ATGAGTCGAGCGTCTCGACAACGCAGCAATGATGACTGGCGCGCTCGCGGCGCCAGCATCGAGACTCGCCAGTTGATTGGCCTGCGTCTGGCAGCACGGCAGCTGCGCCTCGCCCAACAACATCGCCACTACGCTCGCCAGAGCGGCAGTCATATCGCACCGTTCAAGGGGCGTGGCCTGAGTTTTCAGCAATTGCGCGCCTATCAGGGCGGCGATGAAATCCGACACATCGACTGGCGCGTTACTGCGCGAACCACGCAGCCTCACACCCGCCTGTTTGAAGAAGAACGTGAACGGCCCGTGGTGCTGTGTGTCGATCAGCGACAATCAATGGCCTTTGGCAGCCGACAGTGTTTTAAATCGGTACTGGCCTGTCATACCGCCGCGCTGCTGGCCTGGAATGCACTGGAGCACAACGACCGCGTCGGCGGCTTTGTCTTCAGTGATCGGCAACATGCCGAGAGCCGCCCGCGACGCAGCCAGCGCGCCGTGCTGCATTTTTTGCAGCAGCTGACGGATTTCAACCAACAGGCGCTCACGTCTGCAGGCGACGAACCACCGCAAGCGCTTTCAGCAGTATTTGAAGAATTGCGCCGCATTACCCGTCCCGGTTCCGCCGTGTTTATCCTCAGCGATTTTCACGATATGGACGAGGCCGCCGAACGCCAACTCGCGCTGCTGGCCCGGCACAATGATGTCCTCGCGGTGGAAATCAGCGACCCCATGGAAGCGAAGCTGCCACTGCGTGGACATCTGGCCCTGAGCGACGGGCGTCAGCGACTGGCCGTCGATATCGATGGTAAGCTTCAGCAGCGCTACCAGCAGGACTACCAACGACGCCAGGAAACACTGCACAGCACTCTTCGCAAACTGGGTATCGTCAGACTCAGCCTGCAAACCAGCGACGATGTGCAGGCCATACTGGGACGGGAGCTGCGATTGCAATGA